A genomic region of Chitinimonas arctica contains the following coding sequences:
- a CDS encoding aminotransferase class I/II-fold pyridoxal phosphate-dependent enzyme has translation MLKALVKGLNAAARQLDNPLGTAFSGVETAEQALAAISEDGDIQAVVIDDQLHRMGEAGKARGKKMPMSALELIHAIHEMRPEVDVYVLIAQQDEDEVVNTLLCEAVDGYFYRDDPDYLGWYRILSTQLLERAHTPFYDKLKQYVFMAKDAWHTPGHSSGDSLRGSPWAEDFYDFMGEHIFKGDLSCSVPMLDSLLHPTGIIEEAQQMAAKAFGAKRTFFATNGTSTANKVILQTLLAPGDKLLLDRNCHKSVHHGVVISGALPVYLDSSTNLEYGLFGPVPKAVIFKTIAENTDATAMILTSCTYDGLRYDLKPIIDAAHQHGIKVIIDEAWYGHGRFHPEFRPTALEAGADFATQSTHKVMSAFSQASMIHVNSPDFDEHVFRENYNMHTSTSPQYSMIASLDVARRQMSMEGYKLLSRTLALAGELKELINSTGVFRVLELDDLLPEEVKQDGVRLDPTKITVDISESGYTVDDLQKLLFERFNIQIEKSTFNTITLLLTIGTTKSKVSRLYDALMRISRETRAPRRLYRTPAIPHFTSLRYLPRDAFYCAGELTPLLDEADQVNQKLAGRVSADQIVPYPPGIPVLVPGQVITPDIVSYLVNLLRSQKQVELHGVVFDGWLPCIRVLTDADTASLRPLDGAE, from the coding sequence GTGCTCAAAGCACTGGTAAAGGGCTTGAATGCTGCCGCCCGCCAGCTGGATAACCCGCTGGGAACCGCTTTCAGCGGCGTCGAGACTGCCGAGCAGGCCCTGGCAGCCATCAGTGAAGATGGCGATATCCAGGCCGTTGTCATCGACGATCAATTGCATCGCATGGGCGAGGCGGGCAAGGCGCGCGGCAAGAAAATGCCGATGTCGGCGCTGGAATTGATCCACGCCATCCATGAAATGCGGCCCGAAGTAGATGTTTATGTGCTGATTGCCCAGCAGGACGAGGACGAAGTCGTCAACACGCTGCTGTGCGAAGCCGTCGATGGGTATTTTTACCGCGACGATCCCGACTACCTGGGTTGGTACCGCATTCTCAGTACCCAATTGCTGGAACGCGCCCATACGCCGTTCTACGACAAGCTCAAGCAATATGTCTTCATGGCCAAGGACGCCTGGCACACGCCCGGCCACAGTTCCGGCGACAGCCTGCGCGGCAGTCCCTGGGCCGAGGACTTCTACGATTTCATGGGCGAGCATATTTTCAAGGGCGACCTGTCCTGTTCCGTCCCCATGCTCGACTCGCTGCTGCATCCCACCGGCATCATCGAGGAAGCCCAGCAGATGGCGGCCAAGGCATTCGGCGCCAAACGCACGTTCTTCGCTACCAACGGCACCTCGACCGCCAACAAGGTGATCCTGCAGACCTTGCTGGCCCCCGGCGACAAGCTATTGCTGGATCGCAACTGCCACAAGTCGGTACACCACGGCGTGGTGATTTCCGGGGCCCTGCCGGTTTACCTGGATTCGAGCACCAATCTGGAATACGGCCTGTTCGGGCCGGTACCGAAGGCGGTGATCTTCAAGACCATCGCGGAAAATACCGATGCGACGGCGATGATACTGACCTCGTGTACCTACGACGGCCTGCGCTACGACCTGAAACCCATTATCGATGCGGCCCACCAGCACGGGATCAAGGTCATTATCGATGAAGCCTGGTATGGCCACGGCCGCTTCCACCCCGAGTTCCGCCCCACCGCCCTGGAGGCCGGCGCCGACTTCGCCACCCAGTCCACCCACAAGGTGATGAGCGCCTTTTCGCAGGCCTCGATGATCCATGTGAACAGCCCCGACTTCGACGAGCATGTGTTCCGCGAGAACTACAATATGCATACCTCGACCAGTCCGCAGTACAGCATGATCGCCAGCCTGGATGTGGCGCGCCGGCAGATGAGCATGGAAGGCTACAAGCTGTTGAGCCGGACCCTGGCCCTGGCCGGCGAGCTGAAGGAACTGATCAACTCCACCGGGGTGTTCCGCGTACTGGAGCTGGACGACCTGTTGCCGGAAGAAGTGAAGCAGGATGGCGTGCGGCTGGACCCCACCAAGATCACGGTCGATATCTCCGAATCGGGCTATACCGTGGACGATCTGCAGAAGCTGCTGTTCGAGCGCTTCAATATCCAGATCGAGAAATCCACTTTCAACACCATCACGCTCCTGCTTACCATCGGCACCACCAAGAGCAAGGTGTCGCGTCTATACGACGCCTTGATGCGCATCAGCCGGGAAACCCGCGCACCGCGCCGGCTCTATCGCACACCGGCCATTCCGCACTTCACCAGCCTGCGCTATCTGCCGCGCGATGCCTTCTACTGCGCGGGTGAACTGACGCCGCTGCTGGACGAGGCCGACCAGGTGAACCAAAAATTGGCCGGCCGGGTCAGCGCCGACCAGATCGTGCCTTACCCTCCAGGCATTCCGGTGCTGGTGCCCGGTCAGGTGATCACGCCCGATATCGTGTCCTATCTGGTCAACCTGTTGCGCAGCCAGAAACAGGTCGAGCTGCATGGCGTGGTATTCGACGGCTGGCTGCCCTGCATCCGCGTGCTGACCGATGCCGACACCGCCAGTTTGCGCCCGCTGGACGGCGCGGAATGA
- a CDS encoding primosomal protein N', with protein sequence MPYLRVALDIPLARLFDYMAETAELDMVGKRVVVPFGNRRLVGLVLEVDELPADPSLKIKPAEGVLDDLPALSAAVLDLLRFCADYYQYPLGQVVHTALPGRFREVGYFRVPPACAYQACDPDALMASLKPQARTQRRVAGLLAQPRSEAELRALAPSAWKLAQAWLAQDKLRSVPLAAVTLQVAAGPALNPEQAAAVAAIAAGQGFACHLLRGITGSGKTEVYLHAIAAILRAGRQALVLVPEINLTPQLEARFRHRFPGTAIVSLHSGVADGERAAGWVRAARGEAAIVLGTRLAVFTPLPRLGLVVVDEEHDASFKQQDGLRYSARDIAVYRARLAGVPIVLGSATPSLESWQNAVAGRYRRLDLVQRAVSGAQPPSMRLLPTRRQPLQDGLHAATLAAIGERLARGEQSLVFLNRRGYAPVIHCSECGWMAACTRCSARLTVHLRERRLRCHHCGWEQHFPPACPGCGNADIKPVGQGTQRLEATLASLFPEARVQRIDRDSMRRKGSFEAALKAIHAGEIDILIGTQMLAKGHDFPALTLVAVVGADGGLYSADFRASERLYAQLAQVAGRAGRADKPGEVLIQTDFPEHPLYQALLADDYAAFAATELAERKLAGFPPFLHQAVLRAEADTLAEAIAFLNRAVALAPESSEVTVWDPVAASMMRLASRERAQLLVQSAGRSRLGAFLAAWMPRLRSERNAKVRWSLDVDPLEL encoded by the coding sequence ATGCCCTACCTTCGCGTTGCCCTCGATATTCCGCTTGCCCGTCTGTTCGACTATATGGCCGAAACCGCCGAGCTCGACATGGTGGGTAAGCGGGTCGTGGTGCCCTTCGGTAATCGTCGCTTGGTGGGCCTGGTGCTGGAAGTGGACGAACTGCCGGCCGATCCGTCGCTGAAGATCAAGCCGGCCGAGGGGGTATTGGACGATCTCCCGGCTTTGTCGGCCGCGGTGCTGGACCTGCTGCGCTTTTGCGCCGACTACTACCAGTATCCGCTGGGACAAGTCGTCCACACGGCGCTGCCGGGCCGCTTTCGCGAAGTTGGCTATTTCCGCGTGCCGCCGGCTTGCGCTTACCAGGCCTGTGACCCGGATGCGCTGATGGCTTCGCTGAAGCCGCAGGCCCGAACCCAGCGGCGCGTGGCTGGCCTGCTGGCGCAGCCCCGCAGCGAAGCGGAACTACGCGCGCTGGCGCCGTCCGCCTGGAAGCTGGCGCAGGCGTGGCTGGCACAAGACAAGCTGCGATCGGTGCCCTTGGCGGCGGTGACGCTGCAAGTGGCGGCTGGCCCGGCGCTCAACCCGGAGCAGGCGGCGGCCGTTGCCGCCATTGCCGCCGGACAAGGCTTTGCCTGCCATCTATTGCGCGGCATTACCGGTAGCGGCAAGACCGAGGTCTACCTGCACGCCATCGCCGCGATCCTGCGGGCCGGCCGGCAGGCGCTGGTGCTGGTACCGGAAATCAATCTGACGCCGCAGCTGGAAGCGCGCTTCCGGCACCGTTTTCCCGGCACCGCGATCGTCAGCCTGCATAGCGGCGTGGCGGATGGCGAGCGCGCTGCCGGTTGGGTACGGGCTGCCCGTGGCGAAGCGGCAATCGTCCTGGGTACGCGGCTGGCCGTGTTTACGCCGCTGCCACGGCTGGGTCTGGTAGTGGTGGACGAAGAACACGACGCCAGCTTCAAGCAACAGGATGGCCTGCGCTATTCGGCCCGCGATATCGCTGTCTATCGCGCCAGGCTGGCGGGCGTGCCCATTGTGCTGGGTTCGGCAACGCCTTCGCTGGAAAGCTGGCAGAACGCCGTGGCAGGCCGCTACCGGCGCCTGGATCTGGTCCAGCGCGCCGTCAGCGGCGCCCAGCCACCCAGCATGCGCCTATTGCCGACGCGTCGGCAGCCGCTGCAGGATGGCCTGCATGCCGCCACCCTGGCCGCGATTGGCGAGCGCCTGGCGAGGGGGGAGCAATCGCTGGTCTTTCTGAATCGGCGTGGTTACGCCCCGGTCATCCATTGCAGCGAGTGCGGCTGGATGGCGGCCTGTACCCGCTGTTCGGCACGCCTGACCGTCCACTTGCGCGAGCGGCGGCTGCGCTGTCACCACTGTGGCTGGGAGCAGCATTTTCCACCCGCTTGCCCCGGTTGCGGCAATGCCGATATCAAGCCTGTGGGGCAGGGCACGCAGCGCCTTGAAGCCACCCTGGCAAGTTTGTTTCCCGAGGCAAGGGTGCAGCGCATCGACCGCGACAGCATGCGGCGCAAGGGTAGCTTCGAAGCCGCGCTCAAGGCTATCCACGCCGGTGAGATCGATATCCTGATCGGTACCCAGATGTTGGCCAAGGGGCATGATTTTCCGGCGTTGACCCTGGTGGCCGTGGTGGGTGCCGACGGCGGCTTGTATTCGGCCGATTTCCGCGCCAGCGAACGCCTCTATGCCCAGTTGGCACAGGTGGCCGGCCGGGCTGGCCGGGCCGACAAGCCGGGTGAGGTGCTGATCCAGACGGATTTCCCGGAACATCCGTTGTACCAGGCACTGCTGGCGGACGACTATGCCGCCTTCGCTGCTACCGAGCTGGCCGAGCGCAAACTGGCCGGCTTCCCGCCTTTTCTGCATCAAGCCGTCCTGCGCGCCGAAGCCGACACCCTGGCCGAGGCCATCGCCTTCCTGAATCGCGCCGTGGCCTTGGCGCCGGAAAGCAGTGAGGTCACCGTGTGGGACCCCGTGGCGGCCAGCATGATGCGGCTGGCAAGCCGCGAACGGGCCCAGTTGCTGGTGCAATCGGCCGGCCGCAGCCGGCTGGGTGCGTTCCTGGCCGCCTGGATGCCGCGCCTGCGAAGCGAGCGGAACGCTAAGGTAAGATGGTCCCTCGATGTGGACCCGCTGGAACTTTGA
- a CDS encoding HD domain-containing protein, whose amino-acid sequence MLESQLSFLLELDKLKAILRRTRPVGMSRLENSAEHSWHVAVMAMLLAEHAEPAIQVDRVVKMLLLHDIVEIDADDTFLYDETASLDKADKEEAAAARIFGLLPPTQRDEFTALWREYENRDTADGRFAYACDRLLPMLQNLANQGQSWREHGVRFEQVLRKNLPIQEASPSLWQYVLPKLEAARDAGWLA is encoded by the coding sequence GTGCTTGAATCCCAACTGAGCTTTTTGCTCGAGCTCGACAAACTCAAGGCCATCTTGCGCCGCACCCGTCCGGTCGGCATGAGCCGGCTGGAGAATTCGGCCGAGCACAGCTGGCACGTGGCCGTCATGGCCATGTTGCTGGCGGAGCATGCCGAACCGGCCATCCAGGTGGATAGGGTGGTCAAGATGCTGTTGCTGCACGATATCGTCGAGATCGATGCGGACGACACCTTCCTGTATGACGAGACGGCCTCGCTGGATAAGGCCGACAAGGAAGAAGCCGCCGCCGCCCGTATCTTTGGCCTGTTGCCGCCGACCCAGCGCGACGAGTTCACCGCGCTGTGGCGCGAGTACGAAAACCGAGATACCGCCGATGGCCGTTTCGCCTATGCCTGCGACCGGCTCCTGCCCATGCTGCAGAACCTGGCCAACCAGGGGCAAAGCTGGCGCGAGCATGGCGTGCGCTTCGAGCAGGTGCTGCGCAAGAACCTGCCGATCCAGGAAGCTTCCCCTTCGCTATGGCAATACGTCTTGCCCAAGCTGGAAGCCGCCCGCGACGCGGGCTGGCTGGCCTGA
- the ubiD gene encoding 4-hydroxy-3-polyprenylbenzoate decarboxylase: protein MKYHDLRDFIAQLEAMGELKRIKAPVSTQLEMTEICDRVLRAGGPALLFENVPGHDMPVLGNLFGTPRRVALGMGAEEVGALREIGKLLAYLKEPEPPKGLKDAWEKWPILKQVLNMTPKLLKRAACQDVVWEGEQVDLRRIPIQHCWPGDVAPLITWGLVVTRGPHKARQNLGIYRQQLIGRRQLIMRWLAHRGGALDFREHAIKHPGQPFPISVVLGCDPATILGAVTPVPDALSEYQFAGLLRGSKTELVKCLGNDLQVPASAEIVLEGHIPSAAKGWSGSSETGVPMKEVGGYLCALEGPYGDHTGYYNEQDWFPVFTVDRISTRKDPIYHSTYTGKPPDEPAVLGVALNEVFVPILQKQFSEIVDFYLPPEGCSYRMAIVSIKKAYPGHAKRVMFGVWSFLRQFMYTKFIVVVDDDVDARDWKEVIWAITTRMDPSRDTVLVDSTPIDYLDFASPVSGLGSKMGLDATNKWPGETTREWGVPITQDAAVKARIDALWDTLDI, encoded by the coding sequence ATGAAATACCACGACCTCCGCGACTTTATCGCCCAGCTTGAAGCCATGGGCGAACTCAAGCGCATCAAGGCACCGGTTTCCACCCAGTTGGAAATGACCGAAATCTGCGACCGGGTGTTGCGCGCCGGCGGTCCGGCCTTGCTGTTTGAAAATGTCCCTGGCCACGATATGCCGGTGCTCGGCAACCTGTTCGGTACGCCCCGCCGCGTTGCCTTGGGCATGGGGGCGGAAGAGGTGGGCGCCTTGCGCGAGATCGGCAAGCTGCTGGCCTATCTGAAGGAGCCCGAACCGCCCAAGGGTCTCAAGGACGCCTGGGAAAAGTGGCCCATCCTCAAGCAGGTTCTGAATATGACGCCCAAGCTGCTCAAGCGGGCAGCTTGTCAGGATGTGGTATGGGAAGGCGAACAGGTCGATCTGCGGCGTATTCCCATCCAGCACTGCTGGCCGGGCGACGTGGCGCCATTGATCACCTGGGGCCTGGTGGTCACCCGCGGGCCGCACAAGGCACGTCAGAACCTCGGCATCTACCGCCAGCAATTGATCGGTCGCCGCCAGTTGATCATGCGCTGGCTGGCCCATCGTGGCGGCGCGCTGGATTTTCGCGAGCACGCCATCAAGCATCCGGGCCAGCCCTTTCCCATCTCGGTGGTGCTGGGTTGCGACCCAGCCACCATCCTCGGCGCGGTGACGCCGGTGCCGGACGCCTTGTCCGAATACCAGTTCGCCGGCCTGTTGCGCGGTAGCAAGACCGAGCTGGTCAAATGCCTGGGCAACGATCTGCAGGTACCCGCCAGCGCCGAAATCGTACTGGAAGGACATATTCCAAGCGCCGCCAAGGGCTGGAGCGGCAGCAGCGAAACCGGCGTGCCCATGAAGGAAGTGGGCGGCTATTTATGTGCGTTGGAAGGTCCGTATGGCGACCATACCGGCTATTACAACGAGCAGGACTGGTTCCCGGTCTTCACGGTGGATCGCATCAGCACGCGCAAGGACCCGATCTACCACAGCACCTATACCGGCAAGCCGCCGGACGAGCCGGCCGTGCTGGGTGTGGCGCTCAACGAAGTGTTCGTGCCCATCCTGCAAAAGCAGTTCAGCGAGATCGTCGATTTCTATCTGCCGCCGGAAGGCTGCTCCTACCGTATGGCCATCGTCAGTATCAAGAAAGCCTATCCGGGCCATGCCAAGCGCGTGATGTTCGGGGTATGGAGTTTCTTGCGCCAGTTCATGTACACCAAGTTCATCGTGGTGGTGGACGACGACGTGGATGCCCGTGACTGGAAGGAAGTGATCTGGGCCATCACCACCCGGATGGATCCCAGCCGCGATACGGTATTGGTCGATTCCACCCCCATCGACTACCTGGATTTCGCCTCGCCGGTATCCGGCCTGGGCTCCAAGATGGGTTTGGATGCCACCAATAAATGGCCGGGCGAGACGACGCGGGAATGGGGCGTGCCGATCACCCAGGATGCTGCCGTGAAAGCGCGCATCGATGCGCTTTGGGATACGTTGGATATCTAA
- the hemE gene encoding uroporphyrinogen decarboxylase, which translates to MSPLQNDTFLRALLRQPTDYTPLWLMRQAGRYLPEYRATRKQAGSFLDLCKNRDFATEVTLQPLERFPLDAAILFSDILTVPDAMGLGLYFEEGEGPKFERPLRDEAAIRALAVPDMTELQYVFDAVGSIRQALAGRVPLIGFSGSPFTLACYMIEGGGSTTYSRIKTMMYDRPELLHHILDINARTVTAYLNAQIEAGAQAVQIFDSWGGTLAFGKYQAFSLDYMKRIVAGLKREHDGRRVPVIVFTKGGGLWLEDIADSGCDAVGLDWTVDLGDARRRVGDKVALQGNLDPNALFAQPAAIEAEVGRLLANYGEGSGHVFNLGHGISQFTPPEHVAALCEAVHRLSRAPLAG; encoded by the coding sequence ATGTCTCCTCTCCAGAACGATACCTTCCTGCGCGCGCTGCTGCGCCAGCCCACCGATTACACGCCCTTATGGCTGATGCGCCAGGCGGGCCGTTATCTGCCGGAATACCGCGCCACGCGTAAACAGGCCGGCTCCTTCCTGGACCTGTGCAAGAACCGCGATTTCGCGACCGAAGTTACGCTGCAGCCGCTGGAACGATTTCCGCTCGACGCCGCGATCCTGTTTTCCGACATTCTCACCGTGCCCGACGCCATGGGCCTGGGCTTGTATTTCGAGGAAGGGGAAGGACCCAAGTTCGAGCGGCCCTTGCGCGATGAGGCGGCCATTCGTGCCCTGGCCGTCCCGGATATGACCGAGCTGCAGTATGTATTCGACGCGGTTGGCTCCATACGCCAGGCGCTGGCCGGGCGGGTGCCCTTGATCGGTTTCTCCGGCAGTCCCTTCACCTTGGCCTGCTACATGATCGAAGGCGGTGGTTCCACCACCTACAGCCGTATCAAGACCATGATGTATGACCGGCCGGAACTGCTGCACCATATCCTCGATATCAATGCCAGGACGGTGACCGCCTATCTGAACGCGCAGATCGAAGCAGGCGCCCAGGCGGTACAGATTTTTGACAGCTGGGGCGGCACGCTTGCTTTCGGCAAATACCAGGCGTTCTCGCTGGATTACATGAAGCGCATCGTTGCGGGGCTCAAGCGCGAGCACGATGGACGCCGGGTGCCGGTGATCGTGTTCACCAAGGGTGGCGGCCTGTGGCTGGAAGACATCGCCGATTCCGGTTGCGATGCGGTAGGACTGGATTGGACAGTGGACCTGGGCGATGCCCGCCGTCGCGTAGGCGACAAGGTAGCGCTGCAGGGAAATCTCGATCCCAATGCGCTATTCGCGCAGCCGGCGGCGATAGAAGCGGAAGTCGGCCGCCTGCTGGCCAACTATGGCGAGGGTAGCGGGCACGTCTTCAATCTTGGTCACGGTATTTCCCAGTTCACGCCGCCGGAGCATGTGGCTGCCCTGTGCGAGGCGGTACATCGTCTTTCACGCGCGCCCCTTGCCGGCTGA
- the dacB gene encoding D-alanyl-D-alanine carboxypeptidase/D-alanyl-D-alanine endopeptidase, with protein MVKPLMGLLWLCLLMQQIGLAALPEPVLAGLKAAKLPAGALGAVVLPVDGGPARLEHQADTAFNPASTIKLLSTLAALETLGPTFQWRTAFYTDGQLDGDILRGNLYLRGSGDPKLTYERVWLLLRDLRARGVRQVSGELLLDRSYFRPDADAADGAIDEQAERAYNVAPDALLLNFKALRFDIAADAKRVSVRIDPPLAGVQAESRMKLVDGDCESWTQGWARPEIVKHADGRLAIALQGRFPRHCHGSRYLGLLEPAEFADRLVRGLWTELGGAIVGGTREAPLPSQARLLVEQYSPPLGELIRDINKLSNNTMARGVYLTLGAEYARANPAAIPLSSQQSADLALQAWLNRKGQSYPELVMDNGAGLSRIARISPRHLAGVLALGHAGPFAPEYAASLPIVGLDGTMRKRLPNSSLAGSARIKTGTLDDVKAVAGYVRDSAGRDWVVVGLINHPRAEYGQAALDALLEWAAR; from the coding sequence ATGGTCAAACCGCTGATGGGCCTGCTTTGGCTCTGTTTGCTGATGCAGCAAATCGGCCTGGCAGCGTTGCCGGAACCGGTGCTGGCCGGCCTGAAGGCCGCCAAGCTACCCGCCGGCGCGCTTGGTGCGGTGGTGCTGCCGGTGGATGGCGGGCCGGCACGCTTGGAACATCAGGCCGATACCGCTTTCAATCCCGCTTCCACGATCAAATTGCTCAGCACCCTGGCGGCACTGGAAACCCTGGGGCCGACCTTTCAATGGCGCACGGCCTTCTATACCGACGGCCAGCTCGATGGCGATATCCTGCGCGGCAATCTCTATCTGCGGGGCAGTGGCGATCCCAAGCTGACCTATGAACGCGTTTGGCTGCTCCTGCGCGACTTGCGGGCGCGCGGTGTGCGCCAAGTGAGTGGCGAGCTGTTGCTGGATCGCAGTTATTTCCGCCCGGATGCCGATGCGGCCGATGGCGCGATCGATGAGCAGGCCGAGCGCGCCTACAACGTCGCACCCGATGCGCTACTGCTCAACTTCAAGGCATTGCGATTCGATATCGCGGCCGATGCCAAGCGGGTCAGCGTGCGTATCGATCCACCCTTGGCGGGCGTGCAGGCGGAAAGCCGCATGAAGCTGGTGGATGGCGACTGCGAGAGCTGGACGCAAGGTTGGGCCCGCCCGGAGATCGTCAAACATGCCGACGGGCGGCTTGCCATCGCATTGCAGGGCCGCTTCCCACGCCATTGCCACGGCAGCCGCTATCTCGGGCTGCTGGAGCCGGCCGAGTTCGCTGATCGGCTGGTCCGTGGCTTGTGGACGGAACTGGGGGGCGCCATCGTCGGCGGCACCCGCGAAGCACCGCTGCCATCCCAAGCCCGTCTTTTGGTGGAACAGTATTCGCCGCCACTGGGAGAGTTGATACGCGATATCAACAAGCTATCCAATAACACCATGGCCCGGGGAGTCTACCTGACCCTGGGGGCCGAATACGCCCGTGCCAATCCCGCCGCCATACCCCTGTCCAGCCAGCAATCGGCCGACCTGGCCTTGCAGGCTTGGTTGAATCGAAAAGGCCAGTCCTACCCCGAACTGGTGATGGACAACGGCGCCGGCCTCTCGCGCATCGCCCGCATCAGCCCGCGCCATCTGGCCGGTGTGCTGGCTTTGGGGCATGCCGGCCCATTCGCGCCCGAGTACGCTGCCAGCCTGCCCATCGTCGGACTGGACGGCACCATGCGCAAGCGCCTGCCGAACAGTTCGCTGGCAGGCTCCGCCCGTATCAAGACCGGCACCCTGGACGACGTGAAAGCCGTTGCCGGCTATGTGCGCGATAGCGCCGGCCGCGACTGGGTCGTCGTCGGCCTGATCAATCATCCGCGCGCCGAATACGGCCAAGCCGCACTGGATGCCTTGCTGGAGTGGGCAGCCCGCTAG
- a CDS encoding tetratricopeptide repeat-containing diguanylate cyclase, translated as MAGMNVATLNADAWHLQYGDPAGARALAERAAALAREQGDTLGEAYARVSIACFEMRHGDQEFARDEFQVLKKFFAARNDSRGQLRAGFGVSVILSWTGHSSEAYAELIGFVPQLEEAEQVDVFVVRNALGAASAEAGMLDEGMRHFYQALAAARQLDSPDHLALVLSNLGDTQHGAGNYEDAIRFLIEADAMVAKSRLAALAPLVASNLAMCQLAIGAHEAAYETIQPYLELERGEVRIGKADAAFFQAIAAHTYTAHGQWDAARDMCDRALLAAEASGELRVVAHCHWVRGLVERGLGKPIESLQALQEASARLGNLQDPYYPVQIARELARAHADLGQWNEAYQHLEQHQQLYERSLGSAARARTQITRIQSELAEAERERDFALLKQAEAERARSELELLNRQLAAKMDEIEHLQTKLREQAIRDPLTDLYNRRYLQEELGNEIKLAERRHYPVCVVLIDLDHFKAVNDRFGHPMGDRVLIELAGMLGSNIRGSDFACRFGGEEFCLVLSDIGIELALSRVRELLERFHLLVIEMAGRRLDCLSFSAGVAEYPAHGNSPEALLAAADAALYRAKAGGRDRIFSAE; from the coding sequence ATGGCAGGCATGAATGTGGCGACACTGAATGCCGATGCCTGGCATCTCCAATACGGCGATCCGGCCGGCGCGCGTGCGCTGGCGGAACGGGCCGCGGCCCTGGCCCGCGAGCAGGGGGATACGCTGGGCGAAGCCTATGCGCGGGTCTCCATTGCCTGCTTCGAGATGCGCCATGGCGATCAGGAATTCGCGCGCGATGAATTTCAGGTCCTGAAGAAATTCTTCGCCGCCAGAAACGACAGCCGGGGGCAGTTGCGGGCCGGATTCGGCGTATCGGTGATCCTGTCCTGGACCGGGCATTCCAGCGAAGCCTATGCAGAGCTGATCGGCTTTGTCCCGCAGCTGGAGGAGGCCGAGCAGGTTGATGTCTTCGTGGTCCGCAACGCCCTGGGCGCCGCCAGTGCCGAAGCCGGTATGCTGGATGAGGGCATGCGCCACTTCTACCAGGCGCTGGCGGCCGCCCGGCAACTCGACTCGCCCGACCACCTGGCCCTGGTGCTGTCCAATCTGGGCGATACCCAGCACGGGGCAGGCAATTACGAGGATGCCATCCGCTTCCTGATCGAAGCCGACGCCATGGTGGCGAAATCCCGCCTCGCTGCCTTGGCGCCGCTGGTGGCCAGCAACCTGGCCATGTGTCAGCTGGCCATCGGTGCGCATGAAGCGGCCTACGAGACCATCCAGCCCTATCTCGAACTGGAGCGCGGGGAAGTGCGCATAGGCAAGGCCGATGCAGCCTTTTTCCAGGCCATCGCCGCGCATACCTATACCGCCCACGGCCAATGGGATGCCGCCCGCGATATGTGCGACCGTGCCTTGCTGGCAGCCGAAGCGTCGGGTGAGTTGCGGGTAGTGGCCCACTGCCACTGGGTACGCGGCTTGGTCGAGCGCGGTCTCGGCAAGCCGATCGAATCGCTGCAGGCCTTGCAGGAGGCCTCGGCGCGGCTGGGCAATCTGCAGGACCCCTACTATCCGGTGCAGATCGCCCGGGAGCTGGCCCGCGCCCATGCCGACCTAGGCCAGTGGAACGAGGCATATCAACACCTGGAGCAACATCAGCAGCTCTACGAGCGGTCTCTGGGCAGCGCCGCCCGTGCGCGTACCCAGATCACCCGCATCCAAAGCGAATTGGCCGAGGCCGAGCGCGAGCGCGACTTCGCACTGCTGAAACAGGCCGAGGCCGAGCGGGCGCGATCCGAGCTGGAGCTGTTGAATCGCCAACTTGCCGCCAAGATGGATGAGATCGAGCACCTCCAAACCAAGCTGCGCGAGCAAGCCATCCGCGATCCCTTGACCGATCTTTACAACCGGCGCTACCTGCAGGAAGAACTGGGCAACGAGATCAAGCTTGCCGAGCGTCGGCACTACCCGGTCTGCGTGGTGCTGATCGACCTGGATCATTTCAAGGCGGTGAACGACCGGTTTGGCCATCCCATGGGTGACCGGGTACTGATCGAATTGGCCGGCATGCTGGGTAGCAATATCCGCGGTTCCGATTTCGCCTGCCGCTTCGGGGGCGAGGAATTTTGCCTGGTGCTGTCCGATATCGGCATCGAGCTGGCCCTGAGCCGGGTACGCGAGCTGCTGGAGCGTTTTCACCTGCTGGTGATCGAAATGGCCGGCCGCCGCCTGGATTGCCTCAGTTTCTCCGCCGGTGTCGCCGAGTATCCTGCTCACGGAAATAGCCCGGAGGCCTTGTTGGCCGCGGCCGATGCCGCCCTCTACCGGGCCAAGGCGGGTGGCCGCGACCGGATCTTTTCGGCCGAGTAG